The DNA region TTTCCTTCTGAAAGCAAGGAGGTACAGACCCAACAGGTCCCCCTCATCCCTGCTCCACAGTGTAGGAATAATCCCATGAGGCCATCACCCCcacttgccttttttccttcttttctaaacaGAAATCCACAGCCAACCAGAATCCTGTGGGTCAGCAAATGACCAAGCCAGATACTTTTTAAAGCAGATGGTCCTGCTTTGAAAAACCTACTTTGCCCCCATTCCAGCTGATTAAATGCACCCATATGGGTCAGGATTTGTTCACTTCAACCTGAATATTTGCGTCTCATTCgagtttgtttgtgtttgttttttgcccCGTCTGAAAATCTCTTCCAAGCTCGAGGGAGATTTCTGTACTAAAGAAACATGCGTTTTCTTAACACCCACAGGCGAGGGAACGAGACCTCTTTTGTTCCCTCGAGAAGGTCTGGAGGACGTAGAGTTATTGAAAACGCGGACGGTTCTGAAGAGGATATGGACGCTCGCGATGCAGACTTCAACGGAACCAAAGCCAGTGAATGAACAACTTGCTCAAAACAGGACAGAACCAAACCCAGTGGACTCCTCTTAGCACCGTCTAAATCCATTTTCAAACTCCAAACATCACAGACACCCCTCACGATGAATATAAAGACCACTACCCTGCATTCAGGGCATCAACTTAAGTTTGGAACGATGTACCGAAGGAGAAAAACCCAacaagagacacagacacacccacTCCCTCTGCCGAGAACTGTGCAGAGAttttgaatttttagaaaaatatatccaTGGTAACTAATCACTGGCAACTTAGTTTACATGAATTGGGGAGAAAGTCACCACGATGGGTgccactgtccccacccccagcccttcctGCCCTGTGGACTCTTCCATCGTCCCGGTGGGCCCTGGTTTGAAAATTCTTCTTCCCTCCGGTTCCCGCACATCAGATGCACACAGTTCACCGAGACCAAGTGCCTTCTGTAGTCACGTGAATTAAAAAGGAGACGCCGCTCAAACGGCTAAGAGCAGGAATGTCACACTGTTTTATATGCACCCCAGCTGTACTTAAGGACACCCTCACTAATAAAAGGTTATAAATCACTAGAATAGAGTtgacttttctgttgttttctagaGAAagaggacggggtgggggggtggcctcatttaatcctcatgacaaccctatCAAGTCAGggttattatttcattaaatggggaaactgaggcccagggaggtgagaTGAATCGTCTGAGACCCCACAACTGGCCAAGAGCAGAGCAGAGACACAGAGTGAGTGTGAGTGAGGGGCTCCTCCACACAGGAGGTGGGTGGCTCGAGGCCCAGGGAGTAGGACCATGCCCGGGAAGAACATATTTATCAATCAAAACAGCACGTATTTAATGTGAAGAATGTGAGTTCCTTGAATGTTTGAGTTAAAACACAAGACTTCGCCCAGCAGGGCTCGAcaaacttttcctataaaggCCCAGAAACTTGAGTATTTTAGCCTCCATcatggtctctgtcacatttttgtctttttttaaaaaaattaaaccaccctttaaaaatgtaaaaaccgtTCTTGGCGTGAGGGCCATAAAACCCAGGCCTGGGCCCGTCCCTTCCTTGGCCTGCATGTCCTAGACAGAGGTCCCTGGCGAAGTTTCCACTCAATACATATGATTCCATACACCAACTCCATGGGATCAAACAGACTGAAAAGAGGGGAATTACAGAAACCAAGGACGCACTGAATGACCAAATGCGAATACACCCTGAACAGGACATGCACGTGTCCCAATACAATTCTAAGAAGCTGACTCGaaaggaaatctttaaaaaagtagttttttTCATAGTCacttggttaaaaaaacaaaagtttttcatCACCAGATAGCAAACACAGAAGCACAAAGGCAGCAGCATTTACTGACCACCACAAACTAGCTGAAAATCAGTTTCTCttgattttattgttcttttaaaaaaatagaagtacaTCTTTTACAGATATAGGTTAGAATGTTGCCAGGGCAACGAAGTGGGCACTCAAGTTTAATTCTCTGCTGAATTTCAGTAGCATTTGAAAAGTTCTGTTTTCAACGCAAGGAtatttttgctgttcttttggaaaaataactTAGTAACAGAAGGCCGTTAAGCTGCACGCACGCGCTGGAATTCATGTGTTCTTTTTACTTGCGTCCAAATTGTGAGACTGCCGTTCACAACCAGCAGGGATGAGCTGCACGCCATCTGTGTGGAAATCCTGGGTTCGTTTCTTCTTTAGTAAGGAACCTCCCACCGACAGTCTTGGTGGTTTAATCTTATCCGAAGGTCACCCCAATTATTTCACCAAGGCTTTGAATGAAGTCCTGTTCTTAGGGGCTGCATTACCAAGGCCATCACACCCCAGAGACCCTAAGGGTCCTGAAGCAGAGGTCACCCCCAGGCCAGGACAGAGGGGCTCAGGACAACTTACAGCCAGGATTGGTCTAAAGAGGACACAGAGTTTCCACTGACCTGGTCCCACAAAACGTACTCTGAAACTCAAGCATGCCTCTAAAAGACTCAGTGAGAGGCAGATTAAAACGTCTCAGAGGTACACCACACCACAGTTTAAATAAAAGGTACATGCCTGTTCTGTTCTTCACCCCTAGATGTGATTTCAGTGCACTGATCCCTGCTGTGCCAAAGAGCACTGGAGATTTTGTTCTGGAAGAAGCTCCAGCAAAGTGGGGGCCGGAGTGAGCCTGAGATGGGCTCAGACCCCACTTTATAGGTGTCCCCGGTCATGAAAAACACCTCTCAAGACCAATCAGGACTCAGGTCTGCTGAAAATGATGGAGCAGCCTCAGCACCCACGTCGCCATTTCCAGAGGGTCCGCTTTGTCCCTGTCCATTGGCAACACCCCGACAAGGAGGCCAGGGGTTATGAGATGGCATTTCCTGGGGACGACCACCCGGGGCCACAGGCGATCCCCACTCCCCACCGTCACTGGCTAGTGCGACTGCTTGCTCGTATATCTcaaactaacttaaaaaaaaacaaaaacctagttTAAAGAGGGAAGGAGGATAAAATGACTCCTGCACAGACACCGGGGCCTTGGCTTCCGTGGATTTCCTAAAGCAACATCTTGACTACACCCTGGGCTGACGGCAGCGATggtgaggaaatatttgaaggcGGCTTCCCAAATTCCAGGCGTTTTCCCAACCTTCAGACAGAGCAAACCAAATTAGGCGGACATTACAGCTGCTATAGACTGGCTAGCACGGGGCCCCACAAAGTTATAAGAGTGAATATCAAGGTCGGGAGCAGTGTCTCACTGGGTCTCAATTTTCTCTCCTGTGGAATGAAGAAAAGGACACTGGCTATCTAGGGCTCACATGCCCAAGGCCACGCAAAAAGCCCAGTCGCAGAAGACGCTCCAAAAAAACACCCACATCTAAAGCTCCGGAAGTTATGTGCATGCTGGGGAGAACGATTCTTCATTTCCTGTCCTCTGTCTGCCACTGATCGCTCCCAAATTTACGTGGCCTGGGGTCCAGTGAGATAGTGGCGCATCTTACAGAATTCTAGAATCTGGAAGCTGCACTGATTTTCTTcaggcaagaaaataaatgaagctgTTAGAGGTCAGATTTGTGTTTTCCAATCAGGTGACTGGCTTCAGGAATCTAGTCTGGCTGATTCAGTTTCCTGAAGGttctaaaggttaaaaaaaaaaatcctcttttggGGGAAGCAGAGCAGTGTTTGAAGCTTGAGTCTTAAACAAGGGAGTGATTTATACAAAGGACATTCTCACAGCATGACCAGAAGCTGGGGCTGCAGAATCAAGTAATAAAAATGACCCTCTCCTTGGCCATTTGCCTAAACCAGCACACACACCACCTAACTCTGTCTTAAGGGATGGAGTAGAGGATAATACCTCATTGACATAATCCTGCGACTTTGAAAAATGGCTATGGGTCAGGGGTCAGAGGCTCCCGGCTGGAGAGGATGGGTTCTCCCGACACTGAGGAGGAACAGTAGAAGGTACTGACCCTTTGTCACCCAGAGGCACGCTGGTGCTGCCTGGCCGTCTGTCGCCGCCGTCTCTGTTCTTGCTCCCCCACCCTGAGGCTGGGCCACTGGGTCGGTTTGGGGACTGATCATACACGAAGTTCCGGCAGGAAGCAAGTTTGGACTCCAGAGCCTGGAGAGAAATACACTTTCCTGTCTCAAGCTGAAGACAAGAACTCTTGCCTCTCACCAGAGACCATACACATAATAATAGCTTAAGACAGTGGTTGTCAAACTGGGTTGTGTGTTAGAATCCCAAAGCGTGCTCCACCCCATCACCAAATTCAATGTATGTCCAACTCGTAGAACTGGTAGTCTAAGATATTTAGGAGCTTCCAGAAGAGTCCCCAACCCGACCTATGATTTAAGTCTGCCTACAAGAAATATGAAATCAACTTTTGGAATCATTCACTCTCTCCGCTACCTTGTAAAACATGCACCACGTGGCAGGAGGTTTGAAGGAGGACTTGCCTCGCTGTAAACAGACCCTCTGGAAACCAAATGGGTACTGAGATCACCCTGAGCTTCTGTATACTCTAACTAAACATAAAAACCTGCTTATATAACAGcgatccaaaaaaaacaaaagccgaAAGGAAAAACATAGAAAACGAGCTGCAAGCTTCTATTAACTCTGAATGCATACATTCTGGTCAATGACAGACTGGCAGGACTTAAACTCTGTGGCTTTCCAGgcatcatttttaaaactaagaaaaataactaCAGAGAATATCTATGTGATTTCTTAAGCACAAAAGACTCCTTCCCTGGAATTAACATAAAACCTATAAGGTCATGTTCTCTGCCCTAGCCTTTCAAGATTTTCCCTTTAACTccctgagaaattaaaaaaagggaaggCAGTTTTCAAATGTCTCTCAGttttttcaaattaagaaaaaatatcataGATACCATCCGAATCTCCCAAATTGCCAGGGAAAATGGTACAGGGAAAGAAAGATATAGCCGGGGGTCAAAGGGTGACTCAGGGTCACAGCCCGGGTGTTTGTCAGAAACAACACCCATAGAAGCACAGCGACTGTAAGGGACACGAGAGCCAGGGTGACACCTGCACCTAATGAAGCCTCTGCCAGAGGGGAAGCAATAGGTAAGGTCACCCCTCAAGTCTCCTGAAGACAGAAGACACCACACGGACCCTGGGGAAGCGCCGTCTTACCCCCACTTTCCGCAGCAGGTCTCCCACAATGTTGAGGGCAGATATCCGGGCCGCTGGCGTGAGGGGGGTCCCCCCAGTGGAGTCGTCCAGACCTGCGTGTGCAAAAGGACGCACACATGACACCAACACACACTCAAAAGTCTGCACTAACGTCTCTGAACGTGAAACCTGGGGGTGGGCAAGCAAGCCCCTCTGATCCCAACGCTGCCCTGTTTCGGTCAATGGTTTGTTGCCTAACATAACAAGAGCATATCTGATGACCAACTTCTTGCAGCCTTATAAtgactatacttaatatttatctttacctgctattctttttaaacaaaatcaaaacaggCCCTCTTAAACTTCTAGGAATTCCATACAGTTAATTAACATTAACAGCATCTGAACAAGCCCCACTGGTAAGGGTTCTGCTCCTCAGAGCCTCCTCTCTCTTCAAAGCAGGGCTCACGGAGCAGCAGGACCAGCATCACCTGGGCGCTTGTTAGAAACGCAGGATCTCAGGCCCTGCCCAGACCTGCTAAATCTGAGGCCCAGCTGAGTTGTGTGCTTATTCAAGTGTGGTCTAGCCTGGGATTGTGGAAACCTCACACTCTCTTCATCCTGGGCACAAGCTGAGGGACAGGGAGCATGTGGTGGTGTAACCCCAGGAGCTGGCCTGCCATTTGCCAGCTGCGTGATGTCAGGCCAGCTCCTTAACtcagggcctcagtctcctcacccaTCACATGGGGACAGCACTTGCATTACTTGCGTCTTGGGCCATGGTGCGAATCCAGTGAGGTCATATGTAAGTACAAAGCACAGTAAGCAGAGGGACTGGCATATCCCACGTGCTCAATAattgtctatttttattatttactattaaGTGGCCCAATCAGAGCCTCACAGTTAATCAGtcagcagaggggctggggaagaactcaaatttcttggtttttactgcatagcacaggttATGCTGGGTCCAGTTCTAGATGATGTATTGCTGGACCCACAgaatcctttttaaattttttatttggttaCTGAAACTTTTAATTTGGGAGATTTCATATTAGACAAGAGGATTTCTGGCTTCTGGTGAAGAGTGGAGTGTCTGCTGAGCCCACACCTCTTGCGGTAGAAGCAGAGTGGCAGCTGCCCCTCTGGATGAGGCTTCCATTCTCTACTTTGCCGCAGACTCCACTACTCCCTATCGTCTTACATCCAAGAGGCTCCTCCCACGCACCACAATGGTCTGCCCCTGTGAGCACCCCAGTTTTCTCCCTGCTGTACAGCCTGGTCCTGCTTCTCTCTCACCCAGGACCCGCCCCAGTTCTCACCCAGGAAAGCTTTGTGAAGCCAAGAGAACCCTCCTGATTCCCATCCTCCTTACCACGTCTGAATGTCCCAGGTGTGTTTAAGCTAGAGCTGGGTCCTCGATGAGCTATGGGGGTGGATGGCACGGAACCAGTGGCCTGTACAGCTGTGTCTGTCCTTTCAGCTTCCACAGAGCTGGGCATGGGGGTCCTGGGTTTCTCCTGCTTTTGCTGCACAGCCAATTCTTGCCGCAAATCTGGGCCAGGAAAAGGATTCAGATTTAAGTCTCTGCTTTGAGTGATGAGGCAAGGGGAGGGTCAACAGGAGACACTGGTCAGCAAGAAGAACCATCAGAGTGAAAAACTCCAGGTGGAAACCCTGAATGAAGCAAACCCCACAGGACCTTGCCTGGAAGGCTTGGTTTTTCTtttgagtaaaaacaaaaaggtttaaaatttttttcaaatcatgGCAGTGATACACTACTGCTTTTACTGTTTTAAGAGAATTCAAATGTATCAAGGTATACACAGAATACTCAGTGAAAATGTGCTTTCCCAACCCGTCCTCAAATGCCCCTTCTCACTCCTAATCAACTGTAACATGAGGGAGATCTTCTCAATCCTTTTTCCCTGCATTTCACACATAGAGTTTATATGTGTATCTATTAAGCATATAAGATGAATAACTTTTATTAAGCGTAAATAGAAACATACATCTACTATCTATGTGTTTTCCCCCCTTCAATGGTATGTCCTAATaggcttttttatttatttaatttttttggccaagcggcatgcaggatcttggttctccaaccagggatcgaacccgtaccccctgcagtgtaagcacggagtcttaaccactggactgccagggacgtCCCTTAACAAGTTTTCTATGACTACATTTATATCTATACCGTATTTGTTTGAACAACTGTTTAACTAACATTCCACAAAATAAATCTATGTAATTTACTTAAGCACTTCAttactgatgggcatttaggaaCAACTACCTTTTAAACTTAAAagagtttttctttctaaacccCCTTCTACTGGCTAAACATTAGAAACGAAATGAATGTCATAAACAATTAATTGGGACTTTAACAAAATCTCTTATGGACCCAGCTTGGATGACTTGCTAATGTCTTAGAGTTAGAAAGCTCTACCTTTGGAAGTGCTACCTCCAAAGAGCAAACGCTGATGAGATTCTGGAGGTCCAAGCCACGTGTATCAGCAGCCATCAAGTCACAAAAGAAATGGGCTGGCTAGCAATTCCATCAACAGGCATTTTCTCCCCACAAAACTCCTGTGCTCCTGCTGGGCATAAAGTGGGTGCTGGGCTTAAATACCCACAAAGGGTCTCTACAGGGTTGGACATCGGACAATTCTTAGCACAGGGTGGGGACCAAGGCTCAGCCTGCCCGGTGTGTTCCCTGCCCTCAGAACACAGGTAATGCTGGGTGATGCTGTGGGACAGGACACCCTCAGACCCGGAGAGGGCACAACGGTGGTGAAACACACAGAGCAAAGCCAAGGCCTCCTGACCTCTGGCTTCATCCTTCAGTCGCTGAACAGATTCTAGGAGATTCTCCTTCTCGTCCAGTTCGCTCTCCAGGAAGGCATTTCTTTCAATGGCTTGATTCAAGCGCTGTTCAAAGTCCTCAAGAGACATGATCGTGGCCCTGGGTGAGAGACAAGCAAAGCTGCCCAAGACCGCAGACGGCATATCCGTCTGGCACCTACAGCCCCGGGGAGCAAGAAGGGTCATGCACACATGGTGCAAGTCCCCGCTCTGGCACGTCCTAATCCCACAGAGCTGAGCAGGCCCCTCAACCTTCCTGGACCCAGCTCTTCACCTGCACAGTGGGAACCTCTCAGCTCACGAGATGCACACAGCTGTCCCAGGGGGTTAAATAAGATCATGTCCATAAAGCACTTAGCAACGAGCCAGGACCTAATTAGGACCATAGACAGGCTCCGGTCAGATGCCACGATGTGGCATGTTCCATCTTGTCTCGGAGACTCACGATGCAGTCAGCGTTCAGAACATCCCACTAAAACGCACATGCAATGTAATAACACGCATTTAAACAGCTAAGGGAGGCCATCTTCATCCCTCAGTtaccttaaaaagttaaaaaaagttcACAacgcccagccccagcccagctgccCTAACAACTGCTTCTTTTGGACAGTGTAGATAGCCACTGGAATGCCGTGTTAAAGGCACTGGcagggctccctggtggcgcagtggataagaatctgcctgccaatgcaggggacacaggttcgagccctggtctgggaagatcccacatgctacggagcaacgaagcctgcgtgcctagagcccgtgctccgcaacaagagaagccactgcaatgagaagaccgtgcactgcaacgaagagtagccgccgcttgCCGCAAtagaaaaagcccgcacacagcaatgaagactcaatgcagcaaaaaaaaaaaaaaaaagggtactgaCAAGTGCTGCAATAAGGAAATCTGTTTAACTGTCCGGAAAAGctaccttctctgggcctcagtttcctcacatgcaaAGCAGGGGTAATAACTTCcgcatggggtggggggctggggagt from Tursiops truncatus isolate mTurTru1 chromosome 15, mTurTru1.mat.Y, whole genome shotgun sequence includes:
- the NDE1 gene encoding nuclear distribution protein nudE homolog 1 isoform X1 is translated as MEDSGKTFSSEEEEANYWKNLAMTYKQRAENTQEELREFQEGSREYEAELETQLQQIESRNRDLLSENNRLRMELETIKEKFETQHSEGYRQISALEDDLAQTKAIKDQLQKYIRELEQANDDLERAKRATIMSLEDFEQRLNQAIERNAFLESELDEKENLLESVQRLKDEARDLRQELAVQQKQEKPRTPMPSSVEAERTDTAVQATGSVPSTPIAHRGPSSSLNTPGTFRRGLDDSTGGTPLTPAARISALNIVGDLLRKVGALESKLASCRNFVYDQSPNRPSGPASGWGSKNRDGGDRRPGSTSVPLGDKGLGKRLEFGKPPSNISSPSLPSAQGVVKMLL
- the NDE1 gene encoding nuclear distribution protein nudE homolog 1 isoform X4; its protein translation is MRLSVAVDTLHKMIPLKEKFETQHSEGYRQISALEDDLAQTKAIKDQLQKYIRELEQANDDLERAKRATIMSLEDFEQRLNQAIERNAFLESELDEKENLLESVQRLKDEARDLRQELAVQQKQEKPRTPMPSSVEAERTDTAVQATGSVPSTPIAHRGPSSSLNTPGTFRRGLDDSTGGTPLTPAARISALNIVGDLLRKVGALESKLASCRNFVYDQSPNRPSGPASGWGSKNRDGGDRRPGSTSVPLGDKGLGKRLEFGKPPSNISSPSLPSAQGVVKMLL
- the NDE1 gene encoding nuclear distribution protein nudE homolog 1 isoform X3 → MEDSGKTFSSEEEEANYWKNLAMTYKQRAENTQEELREFQEGSREYEAELETQLQQIESRNRDLLSENNRLRMELETIKEKFETQHSEGYRQISALEDDLAQTKAIKDQLQKYIRELEQANDDLERAKRATIMSLEDFEQRLNQAIERNAFLESELDEKENLLESVQRLKDEARDLRQELAVQQKQEKPRTPMPSSVEAERTDTAVQATGSVPSTPIAHRGPSSSLNTPGTFRRGLDDSTGGTPLTPAARISALNIVGDLLRKVGALESKLASCRNFVYDQSPNRPSGPASGWGSKNRDGGDRRPGSTSVPLGDKGREN
- the NDE1 gene encoding nuclear distribution protein nudE homolog 1 isoform X2, translated to MEDSGKTFSSEEEEANYWKNLAMTYKQRAENTQEELREFQEGSREYEAELETQLQQIESRNRDLLSENNRLRMELETIKKFETQHSEGYRQISALEDDLAQTKAIKDQLQKYIRELEQANDDLERAKRATIMSLEDFEQRLNQAIERNAFLESELDEKENLLESVQRLKDEARDLRQELAVQQKQEKPRTPMPSSVEAERTDTAVQATGSVPSTPIAHRGPSSSLNTPGTFRRGLDDSTGGTPLTPAARISALNIVGDLLRKVGALESKLASCRNFVYDQSPNRPSGPASGWGSKNRDGGDRRPGSTSVPLGDKGLGKRLEFGKPPSNISSPSLPSAQGVVKMLL